A region of Moorena producens PAL-8-15-08-1 DNA encodes the following proteins:
- a CDS encoding glucose 1-dehydrogenase encodes MTRLANKTAVITGGSTGIGFETAKQFIAQGARVIITGQNETRLNAAADALGENAIPVKADVRSLTDLDHLAAQVEATFGKLDILFANAGIGYFAPIEQVDEAFYDNQFDINVKGVFFTVQKLVGLLNEGASIILNASAVNEKGVPMGSLYFATKAAVRSFARSLAAELAPRQIRVNAVSPGIVRTNFESKLGLPDGAFEGFIEAVKEAAPLHREGKPEEIAQAVVFLASNESSYVTAVDLVVDGGYMNV; translated from the coding sequence ATGACACGCTTAGCTAACAAGACTGCAGTAATCACTGGTGGCTCTACCGGAATTGGTTTTGAAACCGCAAAGCAGTTTATTGCCCAAGGGGCACGGGTGATTATTACCGGACAAAATGAAACGCGACTCAATGCAGCAGCAGATGCTTTGGGGGAAAATGCTATCCCTGTTAAAGCTGATGTGCGATCGCTTACAGATCTAGATCATCTAGCTGCCCAAGTAGAAGCCACCTTTGGCAAGCTCGATATCCTATTTGCCAATGCTGGAATTGGTTACTTTGCTCCGATCGAACAGGTGGATGAAGCCTTCTATGACAACCAATTCGACATCAATGTCAAAGGAGTCTTTTTCACAGTTCAGAAATTAGTGGGCTTGTTGAATGAAGGAGCCAGCATTATTTTGAATGCCTCAGCGGTAAATGAAAAAGGAGTGCCGATGGGCAGCCTTTACTTTGCTACCAAAGCTGCTGTTCGCTCTTTTGCTCGTTCCCTAGCTGCTGAACTGGCTCCCCGCCAAATTCGCGTCAATGCTGTCAGCCCCGGTATCGTTCGCACAAACTTTGAGAGCAAACTCGGCCTGCCGGATGGCGCGTTTGAAGGGTTTATCGAAGCTGTCAAGGAAGCTGCGCCGCTCCATCGAGAAGGAAAACCGGAGGAAATTGCCCAAGCGGTCGTTTTTCTGGCTAGCAACGAGTCTTCTTATGTGACGGCAGTTGACCTAGTCGTAGACGGTGGCTACATGAACGTTTAA